Within the Miscanthus floridulus cultivar M001 chromosome 2, ASM1932011v1, whole genome shotgun sequence genome, the region GGTTAAATTGCTCGATTCAAGAGATTGGGGGgtttggggagagaaaaaaccccgAGAACAAGGAAGAAGAAATGAAAGGAGCCTCGGCCAGGGAAACCTTGGCTTGGGTTTTGAATCCGAGGTCGGCGGCGAGATTCATGGCTCTGACCTACCTGCCACGTCAGCGCCACCTTGGCTGCCCTGCTGTTTTCGGCCAGGCATCTCGGCGCCAAGGTCTACGGCGTTGTAGGCCACGGCGCCGACCTCTAGAGTCCAAAGATCAGTTTACGTCGTCTAGGGGGTTAaacataaattttcttaaaaatagtcaaattgcaaaaaaaaaaaaaaagggtccTGGTGAGTTGTGGGCTGGTGACGCCCGATCGAGACAGAAGACCACGACGTGTCGAAACCGACCTGCCCGTCCGTTAGCCCGTGAAGGCCACGAACGCGGCCCCGTCGGTGACGCACGGCACGCAGCCACGCACCGCTTCCTGGAAATCTCCGTGGTGCCACCCGACAGCAGAAAGGGAAAAGTAACCGGGAGGCCGGAATCTTTCGATCGAGGGCACCACCGGCGGCGGGGGTAGTAGCACAGGAGGGGGGCCGTGGAGCCATCCGGCGGGCATCTGCGCCCGATGTGGGCGTGGGGCTGCGTCGAGCGCGTGGCCGCGGGCCTCCTcggcggccccctcgccggcggcggccgctggaacaccgccgtcgccgTCGGGGTCACGGCCGCCGCGGGCCTCGCGCTCGTCGCCATAGTCGTCTCTTCCCGCAGGTCGGCCAGTCCCCGCTTCCACACCTTTTGGAATCGCTTATGCTTCTGCTTACGCCTGCCTCAAAGCGTGCTTCGATGCAGAGGCGGGCTCAAGTCTCCGTGGTGGCGGCGACGGAGGAAGGCGCCGCTTACGGCCCAGGAGTGGCGAGACCTGTTCACGCCGGAGGGAAAGCTTCAGGACGGCGGAGTGAAGCTTCTGAAGCAAGTTCGGAGCGGAGTAAGTTGCGTAACTCATGAATGATGCTGTTATGCGGCCTCTGAAGCTTTGAGGCTGATTGATGTGCTTCTCTGACAGGGGATGGAACCGAGTATCAGAGCGCAAGTCTGGCCGTTCCTTCTGGGAGTGTAAGTAATCTGGAGTGTTGATCACAGAACTGTTGTTGTCATGCTTGGATATGTACATTTAGATCCACAAGATACTTTGGAACAAGATATGTGTATGCTAATATCCTTTACTACTTTATAGGAAGAGAGATTATATTGTAATTGTAATAACATTAACCATGGTCCATGGAGATGGATGAGCCTGCATTTTAGGAAGACCTGTAGTCTATATCATCAAACTGAACTTAAGCAGTTATGGATTGTTAAATGGGCATGACAAAATTCGTGAATTTGCTTGCTAGCTGTACAAATGAACAAGTAATATTAgttctttttctttattttgcCACAACTCAACCAGATTTACAGTTATAGTAGGAAATAATGTGCAGTCAGATTTCATAAGCACTGTAGAATGCATGTGTGTGTATTCAGTATAATAGACTTGACTAATCTGGATTTGAACTCTCATACAGTTATAGCCTTGATAGTTCTGAAGCACAAAGAGATGTGGTTAAGGCCCAGAACAGGTACAATCTTCAGGATGTATATTTTATCTCTTTATCATACATCTGTTCTTCCTGTCTGAAAATGACTGAGTGAAGTTGATCAAAACATGTTTCCCATGGTCTTTCCACCGATGATATATGGCGGTGTATGTTTTTCTTATTTAGTTCAGGAATGTTGCCTGTTAAAGGACACTGAATTTTAGATGTTGTTTGTCCTGATTGGCTTAAGATGATGACACTCAGTGGCATATTTTCTGTAGGAAGGGATATCTGTTATTGAGGAAGCATTGCCTGCGTAAATCAGCATACAGCATGGAAGAGAGCAGGCAGTCAACTAAAACAGCTGAAGTCAACCATGAAGGGAGCAGTAGTTCTGAAAAAGGTGATGAATCTGGTTGTGTTAGTCCTGTTAAATCTGAAGAAGTTCCTGAAAGTCCTAGCATGGAAGAGGCTATAACTGAGGAAGGAAATCCAAGTCTCAGTGCAGAACAAGAAGTGCAGGATGACACTTCTGAAACAAAGCCAGAGCAGATGAAAGAAAATCAGTATTCATCTAGTTCTTCCGATGAGGAAGGGAGTGAAAAAAGTGCTGTGACTCATGTAGAAGCATCTCATAAGAACTTGGCCTCAGTTTGTGAGTCCTCATTTGAGGATGAACAAGAAAGTATCCCGAGATATTCGAACACAGGAGGAAATATGGATGATGTTGTGTTATCTAAGGCTGCCCGCCCTGTGAAGTCTGCACGGGCAATCGAGGATTTTGAGACATGGCAACGGATTATTCGTTTGGATGCAGTCCGTGCTAACGATGAATGGGTTTCCTACTCTCCATCCCAAGCTTCAGTTTCCAAGGAGAGGGCAATTGAATCTGCTAAAGCTGTTTTTCTCAAAGACTATGACCACTTAGAACCATATCGGATCCATCATGCGTCACGCCTTGTTGCTATTCTTGAGGCCTATGCAATCTATGACCAAGAAATTGGATATTGCCAGGGAATGAGTGACCTGCTTGCACCTCTCCTAGCTGTTCTAGAGGAAGATGACGAAGCCTTCTGGTGCTTTGCTGGTTTTATGAGGAAAGCCCGCCACAATTTTAGACTTGATGAAGTGGGTATACGCCGGCAACTCAATATGGTGGCTAGGATAATCAAATACAAGGACTTCCATCTCTACAGACATTTGGAGATGCTCCAAGCTGAAGACTGCTTTTTTGTTTACAGAATGGTGGTTGTGATGTTCCGGAGGGAGCTCACCTTCGAGCAGACCCTATGTCTCTGGGAGGTGATGTGGGCTGATCAGGCAGCAAACCGCGTTGAGATTGCAAAATCATCCTGGCGAAAATTGCAGTTGGGAGCACCTCCAACAGATGACCTGTTACTGTATGCAATTGCTGCTAGTGTGTTGCAGAAGCGGAAACTGATAATAGAAAGCTACAGCAGCATGGATGAGATCGTAAGGGAGTGTAACAGCATGGCTGGACAGCTGGACATTTGGAAGCTCCTGGACGACGCGCACGATCTAG harbors:
- the LOC136538765 gene encoding rab GTPase-activating protein 22-like produces the protein MWAWGCVERVAAGLLGGPLAGGGRWNTAVAVGVTAAAGLALVAIVVSSRRGGLKSPWWRRRRKAPLTAQEWRDLFTPEGKLQDGGVKLLKQVRSGGMEPSIRAQVWPFLLGVYSLDSSEAQRDVVKAQNRKGYLLLRKHCLRKSAYSMEESRQSTKTAEVNHEGSSSSEKGDESGCVSPVKSEEVPESPSMEEAITEEGNPSLSAEQEVQDDTSETKPEQMKENQYSSSSSDEEGSEKSAVTHVEASHKNLASVCESSFEDEQESIPRYSNTGGNMDDVVLSKAARPVKSARAIEDFETWQRIIRLDAVRANDEWVSYSPSQASVSKERAIESAKAVFLKDYDHLEPYRIHHASRLVAILEAYAIYDQEIGYCQGMSDLLAPLLAVLEEDDEAFWCFAGFMRKARHNFRLDEVGIRRQLNMVARIIKYKDFHLYRHLEMLQAEDCFFVYRMVVVMFRRELTFEQTLCLWEVMWADQAANRVEIAKSSWRKLQLGAPPTDDLLLYAIAASVLQKRKLIIESYSSMDEIVRECNSMAGQLDIWKLLDDAHDLVVTLHNRIE